The following are from one region of the Arcobacter defluvii genome:
- the rfbB gene encoding dTDP-glucose 4,6-dehydratase encodes MFNNKNKTILVTGCAGFIGSNFVPYFLEKYTQYNLVNLDLLTYAGNLENLKESENNLNYKFIKGDICNKELVEFIFAEYDVQGVIHFAAESHVDNSIKNPGVFVQTNVNGTFTLIDVAYKYWMDKPFTYKEKYNNSRFHHISTDEVYGTLSLKLEDMFTESTPYAPNSPYSASKASSDMIVRAYNETYGMNTVITNCSNNYGPKQHDEKLIPTIIRNALKGNPIPIYGDGKNIRDWLYVLDHCKGIDLVYHNGKKANTYNIGGRNERTNLEIVNTICEILDKRVPKITSYKDLITFVEDRAGHDKRYAIDASKLENELGWKADENFDSGIVKTIDWYLKKYYSIES; translated from the coding sequence ATGTTTAATAATAAAAATAAAACAATATTAGTAACAGGATGTGCAGGATTTATAGGTAGTAATTTTGTACCATATTTTTTAGAAAAATACACACAGTATAACTTAGTAAATTTAGATTTACTAACATACGCAGGGAATTTGGAAAACCTAAAAGAGAGTGAAAATAACCTTAATTATAAATTTATTAAAGGTGATATCTGTAATAAAGAATTAGTTGAATTTATATTTGCTGAATATGATGTTCAAGGTGTAATTCACTTTGCAGCAGAATCTCATGTAGATAACTCTATTAAAAATCCAGGAGTGTTTGTACAAACAAATGTAAATGGAACTTTTACTCTAATTGATGTAGCTTATAAATATTGGATGGATAAACCATTTACTTATAAAGAGAAATATAACAATTCACGATTTCATCATATTTCAACTGATGAAGTGTATGGAACACTTTCTCTAAAGCTAGAAGATATGTTCACTGAATCAACACCTTATGCTCCAAATTCACCTTACTCAGCATCAAAAGCAAGTAGTGATATGATAGTAAGAGCATATAATGAAACATATGGAATGAATACTGTAATTACAAATTGCTCAAATAATTATGGACCTAAACAACATGATGAAAAATTAATTCCTACAATTATAAGAAATGCACTAAAAGGAAATCCTATTCCAATCTATGGTGATGGGAAAAATATAAGAGATTGGTTGTATGTATTAGACCATTGTAAAGGTATAGATTTAGTTTACCATAATGGTAAAAAAGCAAATACTTATAATATTGGTGGAAGAAATGAAAGAACAAATCTAGAAATAGTTAATACAATATGTGAAATACTTGATAAAAGAGTTCCAAAAATAACTTCATATAAAGATTTAATAACATTTGTAGAAGATAGAGCAGGACATGATAAAAGATATGCAATAGATGCGAGTAAACTAGAGAATGAACTAGGCTGGAAAGCAGATGAAAATTTTGATAGTGGAATAGTTAAAACTATTGATTGGTATTTAAAAAAGTATTATAGTATAGAAAGTTAG
- the rfbD gene encoding dTDP-4-dehydrorhamnose reductase, giving the protein MNILVTGSNGQLGSEIKELSTLYSYNFFFTDRTNIDITSKDSMKDFCQINNINVIINCAAYTAVDKAESDEINADLINRKAVKKLSIVAKELNIKLIHISTDYVFNGKIFKPYCEEFQTNPQSVYGKSKLNGENEMRDINPLNSIIIRTSWVYSYYGNNFVKTMLRLGKEKESLGVIFDQIGTPTYAKDLAKIILDIIPVINNEKVEIYNYSNEGVLSWYDFAKEIMEMAKLNCKINPIETYQYPTSAKRPHYSLLNKVKIKNAFNIEIPYWKDGLDDCLKRLGDRK; this is encoded by the coding sequence ATGAATATTTTAGTAACTGGTTCAAATGGACAATTAGGAAGTGAAATAAAAGAGTTATCTACTTTATACTCTTATAACTTTTTCTTTACAGATAGAACTAATATCGATATTACTTCTAAAGATAGTATGAAAGACTTTTGCCAAATAAATAATATAAATGTAATAATCAATTGTGCAGCATATACAGCAGTAGATAAAGCAGAATCTGATGAAATAAATGCAGATTTAATAAATAGAAAAGCTGTAAAAAAACTATCTATTGTAGCTAAAGAGTTAAATATAAAATTAATTCATATTTCAACAGATTATGTGTTTAATGGTAAAATTTTTAAACCATATTGTGAAGAATTTCAAACAAATCCTCAATCAGTTTATGGTAAATCAAAACTTAATGGTGAAAATGAAATGAGAGATATAAATCCATTAAATTCTATAATTATTAGAACTTCATGGGTTTATAGCTACTATGGAAATAACTTCGTAAAAACAATGTTGAGATTAGGGAAAGAAAAAGAGAGTTTAGGTGTAATTTTTGATCAGATTGGAACTCCAACATATGCGAAAGATTTAGCTAAAATAATTTTAGATATAATTCCAGTGATTAATAATGAGAAAGTAGAAATATATAACTACTCAAATGAAGGAGTTTTATCTTGGTATGATTTTGCTAAAGAGATAATGGAGATGGCAAAATTAAATTGTAAAATTAATCCAATAGAAACTTACCAATATCCAACATCAGCAAAAAGACCACATTATTCTTTACTAAATAAAGTAAAAATAAAAAACGCTTTTAATATAGAAATTCCTTATTGGAAAGATGGATTAGATGATTGTCTAAAAAGATTAGGTGATAGGAAATAA
- a CDS encoding transposase has protein sequence MLSDLNNLGLQNILTAFIDGLRSFPKVIKTIFPNTKLQLYIIH, from the coding sequence ATTTTAAGTGATTTAAACAATCTAGGATTACAAAATATTTTAACAGCTTTTATTGATGGATTAAGAAGCTTTCCAAAAGTTATAAAAACAATATTCCCAAATACAAAACTACAGCTATACATTATTCATTAA
- the gmhA gene encoding D-sedoheptulose 7-phosphate isomerase, producing MKQSIKNEFISHLETINLVIETMQEKLEEASKLAVETLKNGNKILLCGNGGSAADAQHIAAELTGRYKTERRGLPGIALTTDTSALTAIGNDYGYDRVFDRQVEALANHGDLIIGISTSGNSKNVLNAFKVAKEKGCKTLGFSGRDGGEMNKLSDINLVVPSNNTPRIQEMHILFGHTICQIIDKELN from the coding sequence ATGAAGCAATCAATTAAAAATGAATTTATATCTCATTTAGAGACTATAAATCTTGTAATTGAAACTATGCAAGAAAAATTAGAAGAGGCATCAAAACTTGCAGTTGAAACTTTAAAAAATGGAAATAAAATATTACTTTGTGGAAATGGTGGAAGTGCTGCCGATGCACAACATATTGCTGCTGAATTAACTGGACGATATAAAACTGAAAGAAGAGGACTTCCAGGAATTGCACTTACAACAGATACAAGTGCTCTTACAGCTATTGGAAATGACTATGGATATGATAGAGTTTTTGATAGACAAGTTGAAGCATTGGCTAATCATGGTGATTTAATTATTGGGATTAGTACAAGTGGAAATAGTAAAAATGTATTAAATGCATTTAAAGTTGCAAAAGAAAAAGGTTGCAAAACTTTAGGATTTAGTGGAAGAGATGGGGGAGAAATGAATAAATTATCTGATATTAATTTGGTTGTTCCATCAAATAATACACCTAGAATTCAAGAAATGCATATACTTTTTGGACATACAATCTGTCAAATTATTGATAAAGAGTTAAATTAA
- a CDS encoding CgeB family protein, translating to MKTLIIGKKNMLQWAENLAKAYSQNNIENKILFLNELGFLENLKRNIFKVISKDLMYENISKIIDIEIKKFKPELVIVISPFMFNEKIFECFDNFSNIVKCGWIGDRFSSLHKNIANKFDHLFYTDSFFLDEGKIFGFPSGSYLPLAVNENIFFDKNKRREEFLLFIASYTKERLEFLRQINSIKLKLIGAKWQKNLLKNNIKYIDKNIDIKQVAEEYNSSQFILNIKHEHNVVNGLNMRTFEAIAAGGCLLQDYVKDIEINFEIGKNILVYHNIEELNELILRMKKDKFMMNNIINNGKEHILREHTYKNRVNKILEQLK from the coding sequence TTGAAGACATTAATTATTGGTAAAAAGAATATGCTTCAATGGGCTGAAAATTTAGCTAAAGCTTACTCTCAAAATAACATAGAAAATAAAATCTTATTTTTAAATGAATTAGGTTTTTTAGAAAATTTAAAGAGAAATATTTTTAAAGTAATTTCTAAAGATTTAATGTATGAAAATATTTCAAAAATAATTGATATTGAAATAAAAAAGTTTAAACCAGAGTTGGTTATAGTAATAAGTCCTTTTATGTTTAATGAAAAAATTTTTGAATGTTTTGATAATTTCTCAAATATTGTAAAATGTGGATGGATTGGAGATAGATTTTCAAGTTTACATAAAAATATAGCTAATAAATTTGATCATCTTTTTTATACAGATTCTTTTTTTTTAGATGAAGGAAAAATTTTTGGTTTTCCCTCTGGAAGTTATTTACCTTTAGCTGTTAATGAAAATATTTTTTTTGATAAAAATAAAAGAAGAGAAGAGTTTTTACTTTTTATTGCTTCCTATACAAAAGAAAGATTAGAATTTTTGAGACAAATAAATTCTATTAAATTAAAACTTATTGGTGCTAAATGGCAGAAAAATTTATTAAAGAATAATATAAAATATATTGACAAGAATATAGATATAAAGCAGGTTGCAGAAGAATATAATTCATCACAATTTATTTTAAATATAAAACATGAACATAATGTAGTAAATGGATTAAATATGAGAACTTTTGAAGCAATTGCAGCAGGAGGTTGTTTATTACAAGATTATGTAAAAGATATTGAAATTAATTTTGAAATAGGTAAAAATATTTTAGTGTATCATAATATTGAAGAATTAAATGAATTAATATTAAGAATGAAAAAAGATAAGTTTATGATGAATAATATAATTAATAATGGGAAAGAACATATTTTGAGGGAACATACCTACAAAAATCGTGTTAATAAAATATTAGAGCAGTTAAAATGA
- a CDS encoding VirK/YbjX family protein, whose product MTTLFTILNILKLSFFKKMKFFSRAVFFTKEFESLFKTLNQDKLKSIIKLNPNIFLKPFRAYMFCNIKISEKFKFLESHYSFLNKYFSEKAINKIYKNLNNTLLEAIIDENYKIDVNLCYIGSLGKEGELTLLLKLNEEEIYSIQFSFYENSLIICGVQGRNTTNTEELKELTKKMHGVRPRNLMFFILRQICEVLNIRNIEAIGSRNHVANCSKVRNTNKFLANYDEYWEEEKANKEGDFYILSLIEQRKNMEEIPSKKRSMYKKRFEMLDNMKKNVKKNLLNLISL is encoded by the coding sequence ATGACTACATTATTTACTATATTAAATATTTTAAAATTATCTTTTTTTAAGAAAATGAAGTTTTTCTCTCGAGCTGTTTTTTTTACAAAAGAATTTGAATCACTTTTTAAAACTTTAAATCAAGATAAATTAAAAAGTATAATAAAATTAAATCCAAATATTTTTTTAAAACCATTTAGAGCATATATGTTCTGTAATATTAAAATTTCTGAAAAATTTAAATTTCTAGAATCTCATTATTCTTTTTTGAATAAATATTTTTCAGAAAAAGCAATAAATAAAATTTATAAAAATTTAAATAATACATTATTAGAAGCTATCATTGACGAAAACTATAAAATAGATGTAAATCTTTGCTATATTGGCAGTTTAGGTAAAGAAGGTGAATTGACTTTACTTTTAAAATTGAATGAGGAAGAAATATACTCAATCCAATTTTCTTTCTATGAAAATTCACTTATTATTTGTGGCGTTCAAGGAAGAAACACAACAAATACAGAAGAATTAAAAGAATTAACAAAAAAAATGCATGGAGTAAGACCAAGAAATTTAATGTTTTTTATTTTAAGACAAATTTGTGAAGTATTAAATATTCGAAATATTGAAGCTATTGGTTCAAGAAATCATGTTGCAAATTGTAGTAAAGTAAGAAATACTAATAAATTTCTAGCAAATTATGATGAGTATTGGGAAGAAGAAAAAGCAAATAAAGAAGGAGATTTTTATATTCTCTCGTTAATTGAACAAAGAAAAAATATGGAAGAAATTCCTTCCAAGAAAAGATCTATGTATAAAAAAAGGTTTGAAATGTTAGATAATATGAAAAAAAATGTTAAAAAAAATTTATTAAATCTAATTTCACTATAA
- the rfaE1 gene encoding D-glycero-beta-D-manno-heptose-7-phosphate kinase, translated as MIKLDKNPNILVIGDLMIDHYLWGSCDRISPEAPVQVVNVKKESAVLGGAGNVLNNLVTLGTNVDVISVIGNDSVANELKNLLNKIEISTSNLIIEQDRKTSKKSRLIASQQQVLRYDMESIDDIKEESLNKILNALKSTIKKYNSIILSDYGKGVLTTELTRQIIKIANENLVKVLVDPKGKDYSKYKGAFTLTPNKKEAIEATNINIKDEDSLVKALKNLKEKCDLEVSLITLSENGIAIFDNELTIKPTFAREVYDVTGAGDTVIASIAFALGNDLNIKDSIYFANLAAGVVVGKIGSATATLDEIYEYESSLHKSNSTSHIKTFDEITKLSKKFHEMGKKIVFTNGCFDILHAGHAKYLEVAKSFGDILIVGVNADSSVKKLKGPTRPINNQDDRAYILASLESVDYVVIFEEETPYELIELIKPHTLVKGGDYEGKDIVGQDIANELKLVQFVEGKSTTNTIKRIQNNEAIN; from the coding sequence ATGATAAAATTAGATAAAAATCCAAATATCTTAGTAATTGGTGATTTAATGATAGATCACTATTTATGGGGAAGCTGTGATAGAATTTCTCCTGAAGCACCTGTACAAGTTGTAAATGTAAAAAAAGAGAGTGCTGTATTAGGTGGTGCTGGAAATGTATTAAATAATCTTGTTACTCTTGGAACAAATGTAGATGTAATAAGTGTTATTGGTAATGACAGTGTTGCAAATGAACTAAAAAATTTATTAAATAAAATAGAAATATCAACATCAAATTTAATTATAGAACAAGATAGAAAAACATCTAAAAAAAGTAGACTTATTGCATCTCAACAACAAGTTTTAAGATATGACATGGAAAGTATTGATGATATTAAAGAAGAAAGTTTAAATAAAATTTTAAATGCATTAAAATCAACTATAAAAAAATATAACTCAATAATTTTATCTGATTATGGGAAAGGTGTATTAACAACTGAACTAACTCGACAAATTATCAAAATTGCAAATGAGAATTTAGTAAAAGTTTTAGTTGATCCAAAAGGTAAAGATTATTCTAAATATAAAGGAGCTTTTACATTAACTCCTAATAAAAAAGAAGCTATTGAAGCTACAAATATAAATATAAAAGATGAAGATTCATTAGTTAAAGCATTAAAAAATTTAAAAGAAAAATGTGATTTAGAAGTTTCACTAATTACTTTAAGTGAAAATGGAATAGCTATATTTGATAATGAATTAACAATTAAACCAACATTTGCAAGAGAAGTATATGATGTTACTGGAGCTGGAGATACAGTTATTGCATCTATTGCTTTTGCATTAGGAAATGATTTAAATATAAAAGATTCAATATATTTTGCAAATTTAGCAGCAGGAGTTGTTGTTGGAAAAATTGGAAGTGCAACTGCAACATTAGATGAAATATATGAATATGAATCTAGCTTACACAAATCAAATTCAACATCTCACATAAAAACTTTTGATGAGATAACTAAACTTTCTAAAAAATTTCATGAAATGGGTAAAAAAATTGTTTTTACAAATGGATGTTTTGACATTTTACATGCAGGTCATGCAAAATATTTAGAAGTTGCAAAAAGTTTCGGTGATATTTTAATAGTTGGTGTAAATGCAGATAGTTCTGTAAAAAAATTAAAAGGACCAACTAGACCTATAAATAATCAAGATGACAGAGCTTATATTTTAGCTTCATTAGAATCAGTTGATTATGTTGTAATTTTTGAAGAAGAAACACCTTATGAGCTTATAGAATTAATAAAACCTCATACTTTGGTAAAAGGTGGCGATTATGAAGGAAAAGATATTGTAGGACAAGATATTGCAAATGAATTGAAACTTGTACAATTTGTTGAAGGAAAAAGTACAACTAATACGATAAAAAGGATACAAAATAATGAAGCAATCAATTAA
- a CDS encoding transposase has product MNENFKYYPEIKKVIYTTTIVESIHRQFRKLTKTKGVFSNENSFSKLLYWG; this is encoded by the coding sequence ATAAATGAGAATTTTAAATATTATCCAGAGATTAAAAAAGTAATTTATACAACAACTATAGTTGAATCAATACATAGACAATTTAGAAAATTAACGAAGACTAAAGGAGTATTTTCAAATGAGAATTCATTTTCAAAATTACTTTATTGGGGATAA